The following is a genomic window from Collimonas fungivorans Ter331.
AGCTCGATCATCCGGCCATGCACCCCGCCCTGCGCATTGACCCAGCCGAAGTAAGCCAGCGCGCCCTCCATGTTTTCCTTGCCGGTGGCTTCGCCCGACAGCTCCACGGACTGTCCGATGACGATCTTTTCCTGGGCGCCGGCGGTCGCCATGGCCGCCAGTAAAAGAAGTGCAAACAATGTCTTCATGCCGATTGTCTCCCTGATTATGATTATTTTCGGTCGACAATACTCTTCCGAAGCTTGCAAATAGCTTTCATTTTTCGGGCTATTTGGTCTTCGAAAGATCAGGACAAGGCAAAGGAATTAATATTTCATCAATAATTATTCTTGCGCAAGATCAAGCCGATCTCGGCAAACTCTTCCAGTATCTCCCCTATGCGCGCCGTCGCCACCGCCCCCAGCGCCTGCACCGCATGGTGACCGTGGAAAGGTTTTTTGCGCGCGCTTACCCATTGCAGCACTTGCCGGGCGTCGGGCGCCAGGATGCTGCGCTCGCGCCTGCGGCCCGATTTCATCACCAGCATTGCGTCGTTGCGGCTGCCGTCGATCTCGAATTCGACCTGCGGATTGCGCTCGAACGCGGCGGTAAACGTGCCGCCCCAGTCGGCCAGCAAAGCCGTGGCAGAGAGTGTCGCCACGGCCTCGCCGGTGGCATCGATCAGGCTTTGCAGGCGCTGCCGTTTTTCTTCCTGGCCCACGGTGGAGCCGAGGCCGAAGGCCAGTTCGCGGCCGGCGTCGTGCTTCAGCATGCGCTCCTTGATTTCTTCCATCAGCAGATCGGTCCAGGACGGCGGGTTGATGGTGAACAGCAAGGACAGCGACGGTTCGTGGTTGAGGGTGCAATGCCAGTAGCCCGGATGCAGGTACACCAGGGTGCCGGGTTTGGCTTCGAAACTCTTGCAGCTGGACGGCATGCGCGTCGGGAACGGCTGGCGCGCATAGCGCTGCATGTGTTCGTTGACCGCCGCGCCGGAAGACCAGCCGACGTGCGGATTGACTACATGCTGGTTGGCGGCGACGCTCCACTGCTTGCTGCCGATCAGCTGTATGTTGATGGTGACGTTCGGATCGAAATGGAAGGTCGAACCGGTGCCTTGCGAAATGAACGCCTCGAAATAGACATCGTCCTGGCGCAGCCCGAGGTCGCGCTCCAACGCACGCGCAATCGGCTCCAGCGCCGGCACGTGGTCTTCGACCTTGCTCAGGTACAGCGTGTAGCCGCTTTCATAAAAAGCCGGCAGTTGCCGCGCGGTGGCGTTGATCAACGGGTTTTTGGTATCGCGCGGGGCCCAGGCGTCGGCGTCGCCGCGCCAGGCTTCCAGCAGCGCATCGATGCTGGACAGCTCCGGGATGGCGGCGATGTCGGCGAAACGTTGCGGTGAACCGTGGCACACATACGGTTTCTTTTGCCAATAGCGCGCCATGAAGGTATCTACCGCCAATGGATGTATCAGGTCGGCCAATCCCAGCTTTTTCATCGTCGCTCCCCTTGCCTCGGAACTACCAGGGACAACTCGGAAACCAGGCCCGTTTCAACGGGCTCCTCCAGAAGATTGATACGCTTGCATGATTGAGATTAGCACAATATTTCCATGTTGCAATATTAATTTTGTGCCACCGCCAGTTGGCGACGATACCGCGCTCAGCCGCCGTATTTCGCCAGGAATTCCAGGTTTTCGCTCAGCACCGCTTGGAACTGGTCGCGCTGGGAAGGCACCCACATGGGAGGATCGAATGCCGCCACGATGCGGCTGGCCTCAATGCGAATGGTGCCGGCGATCGGTTCGCGCACGGCAAACGTATTGCTCTCCAGGCTGCCCTCCAGGTCGACCACAAAACCCAGCGCTTCGCTATCCTTGAGGCGCGCCTTGAACGATTCCTGCAGCCTGGCGGGACGGCCGGCGTGCGGCACCACGATTTCTATCGGCCGCAAATCCGGCAGCGGCACCAGCACCGCGGCCACTACCGACGACTTGCCGCTGGCAACAGGAAACGCCAGCTCGGCTACCTCCTGCTGCACGATGGCCTTGACCGCCGTCACCTCGGCCGAGGCATCGTAGCCGGCCAGCGCCGTCACCAGATTGTCGGTCAGCACCGCGACCGATTCGACTGCGCCCGACGCCGTCACCGCGAGCCGGAAGGTGATCGTGCCCTGCACTTCCTTGTGTTCCCTGAGCTGCTCGCCCAGCCTGCGCTGGCAATCCAGGATCACCTTGCGCGCCGCAGCGGCGTCCAGCGGACCGGTCACCAGCGGCGAAGTGGCGCGCAAGTGGCCGACCAGCGCGATGCGCCCTTCGATCGGATCCATGCTGCCTTCGATGGTCTGGGTGCCGTGCACGATGCGGTCGTCGAACAGCAGCAACTGGTTGAAATGGGCCGGCACCAGCTCATACAGCACCTCGCCGTGGACATGGTGTTTCTTGTAGCTCGGCACGCCGTCGCGCATCAGCAGCGTCTCGCCGCCGGAAAACTTCCGGCTCTGCCAGCGCGTCAGCGAGTACACGAAACCCCAGGTGCCGTTGTGGAAATCGCTGTGCAGCCCCAGCGTGCAGCCGTTGACCATCAGGTGCAGGTTAGGCGCGCCGGTGGGGATCAGGCCGAGGTTATCTATGCACCATTGCTTCATGTGTTGCATGAAGCGGCCGAACAGCGGCTCCGGGATCACCTGCTGCGGCACGGTGCGCAGGTAGGTGTACATCTGCGGCGCGCAGAAATACTGCCAGCTGACGGTCTGCTTGT
Proteins encoded in this region:
- a CDS encoding JmjC domain-containing protein, translating into MKKLGLADLIHPLAVDTFMARYWQKKPYVCHGSPQRFADIAAIPELSSIDALLEAWRGDADAWAPRDTKNPLINATARQLPAFYESGYTLYLSKVEDHVPALEPIARALERDLGLRQDDVYFEAFISQGTGSTFHFDPNVTINIQLIGSKQWSVAANQHVVNPHVGWSSGAAVNEHMQRYARQPFPTRMPSSCKSFEAKPGTLVYLHPGYWHCTLNHEPSLSLLFTINPPSWTDLLMEEIKERMLKHDAGRELAFGLGSTVGQEEKRQRLQSLIDATGEAVATLSATALLADWGGTFTAAFERNPQVEFEIDGSRNDAMLVMKSGRRRERSILAPDARQVLQWVSARKKPFHGHHAVQALGAVATARIGEILEEFAEIGLILRKNNY